A single Nostoc cf. commune SO-36 DNA region contains:
- a CDS encoding ParB N-terminal domain-containing protein, with translation MFEVQNPAIVYISPAELVVHPKLIEIYGENEERPALEKSISEKGILESLKVSARSGVNVVLAGKCRLQIARQLGISTVKVEFVESGSPSEDLKLVLDFNLHREGGKTHYQKFYEGQYWESVLRPQAKERQRESARRLNLSNDSNLNHSINESNSQLLKGKRVIQEVSENLNISVGSYHKGKKVFELISQLRELEKFKAVVALEMEFNRSIDAAYKFVCNQDICYQVIDLLEADEIGSIGDGIAWIRSGDRNPFRRFQLDQVYQFKKRLRPELEIVGRVIGITNEFVVFGLRNLVNMNLEIVNLRPRQIDAELQDEPSASQRKRIFHLMQKFSDVFPVQVSLAELLKLPNLTDKEEVLLRMYESDVFEKTWEDYKTQMKTMEVSTNRNKENIRAA, from the coding sequence ATGTTTGAGGTGCAGAATCCGGCAATTGTATATATATCTCCTGCGGAGTTGGTTGTTCATCCGAAGCTGATAGAAATATATGGTGAGAATGAGGAACGTCCGGCTTTAGAAAAAAGTATCTCTGAAAAAGGGATTCTTGAATCTTTGAAGGTATCTGCACGTAGTGGTGTAAATGTCGTCTTGGCAGGTAAGTGTCGCTTGCAGATAGCTCGCCAGTTAGGGATTTCCACTGTGAAAGTGGAATTTGTCGAGTCTGGCTCGCCGTCAGAAGATTTGAAACTAGTGCTTGACTTTAATCTGCACCGGGAAGGCGGGAAGACTCATTACCAGAAATTTTACGAGGGGCAGTACTGGGAGAGCGTACTTCGTCCCCAAGCGAAAGAAAGACAGAGGGAAAGCGCTCGTCGTTTGAATCTATCGAATGATTCAAATTTGAATCATTCGATAAATGAAAGTAACTCTCAATTATTGAAGGGCAAGCGAGTGATTCAGGAGGTTTCAGAGAATCTAAATATAAGTGTTGGCAGTTATCACAAGGGGAAAAAAGTATTTGAGTTGATTTCTCAATTACGAGAACTGGAAAAATTTAAGGCAGTTGTTGCACTGGAGATGGAATTTAACCGGAGTATTGATGCAGCGTACAAGTTTGTTTGCAATCAAGATATCTGCTATCAGGTAATAGACCTTCTGGAGGCAGATGAGATAGGTAGTATAGGCGATGGTATTGCTTGGATACGGAGTGGCGATCGCAATCCGTTTCGACGTTTCCAGCTTGACCAAGTATATCAATTCAAGAAGAGACTGCGGCCCGAGTTGGAAATTGTGGGACGGGTTATTGGTATAACTAATGAGTTTGTTGTGTTTGGATTGAGGAATTTAGTGAATATGAACCTAGAAATTGTGAATCTACGTCCGCGACAAATTGATGCAGAATTGCAGGATGAACCATCTGCGTCACAAAGGAAGAGAATATTTCACTTAATGCAAAAGTTTAGTGATGTTTTCCCAGTTCAGGTGTCTTTGGCGGAGTTATTGAAACTTCCGAATTTAACTGATAAAGAGGAGGTTTTATTGCGGATGTATGAGTCTGACGTATTTGAAAAAACTTGGGAGGATTATAAGACTCAAATGAAAACAATGGAAGTATCTACAAATAGAAACAAGGAGAATATTCGTGCTGCATAG